The Flammeovirga yaeyamensis genome segment AATCCTGTAAGCTTCGTAGAGTCGTTTGGCCACTTCATCTATACTCGCTTCCTGGAACCAAAGGCTGTTGTGATCCTTCTCAAAAAGTAATTGCTCTGAGGAGAATCTCATTATTTGTGTGTTGGTCCCTTGCATCACAAAGGACTCATTTGGTTTGATATTGATATAGTTATCATCTGATTTTTTCTTCACCTTCACTTTCCCTTCTATCAAACTTACTTTTGATACTGCTTCATCTTCAATGACTTCAAAAGTAGTTCCTGTCACTTTTGTTTCTAACTGATTTGAATAAACATAAAAGGGGTGATCTGCATCAGATTTCACTTTAAAAAAGGCACTTCCTATTAATTGAACTGACCTTTTGTTTTGATCCGACAGCGGCGACTCATAAGTAAGTGATGCTTTTGGATAGAGATGTACGTTTGTCCCATCTTCCAAAGTCACAATCATATTACTATTGGTCGTATTGATAATCTCTTGCACATCTTTCTGAGAAAACAGATAAGAAGCGAAAGGAATAATCAATAACATTGCTGCTGCTGAAAGTTTCCAGAAATTATATAAAGATCTAGTTTTAGTTTTTGTCGGTACTTCTACTTTTTGTTGAAGTAATTGCAATCCCTCATCTACAGAAAAAGAAGGAATAGAAGAAGGTTTTTCCCATTGCTGCTTTAACAAAAGAAACTCTTGTTGATTTTTCTCTTCTTTCATCCATTCATCAAAAAGGATTTTCTCTTCTGCACTTAAATCTTTCTCCAGTGCCTTAACTAATATCTGATCTATATTTTTGTTCATTTGTTTTTGCTTTCACTACTAAGAGTCGAAACTGAATCGCTACCTCACTTTTTTTAAATGAACAAATGATGAATTATAAATGAACTGGAAATAGGCACTGAATAGCTTTAATCATTGATTTTAGACTTTCTTCCCTGAATTTGAAGTTTTGTTCTAAAATGTTTCAAGGCATTGATCATGTGTTTTTCAACTGCACTTACAGAAATGTTCATCAACTGCGCAATTTCTTTATAGGACATCTCTTCCTCTCTTTTTAAAAGAAAAACTTCCTTGGTTCTAGTCGGTAATTGATGCAGTTCTGATTTAAATTGATGCTCCATTTCATCAAATACCATTTGTTCTTGAATGGTAAAATCAGTTGAAATAAAAACATCCGACAGTTCCTCATTAAACTGCTGCTGTTCACCCTTCTTTCTGATGATATTATTTCTAACCGATTGATATAAATAGGCTTTTGGATGATCAGGAATAATTAGGCTACCTCGTTTCTCCCAGATGTTAGTAAAGATATCCACCACAACTTCTTGTACTATATCCCTATCGGCATAAATACCATAGGCATATTTACAAAGTGGCTCGAAGTGAAGTTTAAACAGTTGGTCGAATGAAGTATAGTTTCCTTTATTTATCCCTTGAAAAAGATTTAGGTCTTTCATGGTTTTGTAGTTTATGCCACAAATAAAAGCATCCTATATTCTTCTTTCTATTCTAACCGATGAACATTCTATTAAGTATTTTCTTCAATGTTAATTGACCAACAATTTAGAACATAAAAAAAGTACATGGTCATACTAATTTATGGCCATGTACTTCAATTTATTTTTTGATGAATTTACTATCCCTTATAAAACCCCTTACTCTCAATCAGCTCTCTCACCCCATCAGGAACCATATAACGAATATCTTTCTTTGCCTGTATCGACTTTCTGATGTAAGTCGCAGAAATATCCACCATAGGTGCCTCAATCAATTTCACATTTTCATGATCCTTTAGATCTGAAGTTTTAGCGTGAGGACGAGGGTAGACCAATAAGCCATA includes the following:
- a CDS encoding FecR family protein yields the protein MNKNIDQILVKALEKDLSAEEKILFDEWMKEEKNQQEFLLLKQQWEKPSSIPSFSVDEGLQLLQQKVEVPTKTKTRSLYNFWKLSAAAMLLIIPFASYLFSQKDVQEIINTTNSNMIVTLEDGTNVHLYPKASLTYESPLSDQNKRSVQLIGSAFFKVKSDADHPFYVYSNQLETKVTGTTFEVIEDEAVSKVSLIEGKVKVKKKSDDNYINIKPNESFVMQGTNTQIMRFSSEQLLFEKDHNSLWFQEASIDEVAKRLYEAYRIKLVYEHSLNEVKLNAKIKNASLQKVMRIIELSLDVSVRQDGNLYYLKEN
- a CDS encoding RNA polymerase sigma factor translates to MKDLNLFQGINKGNYTSFDQLFKLHFEPLCKYAYGIYADRDIVQEVVVDIFTNIWEKRGSLIIPDHPKAYLYQSVRNNIIRKKGEQQQFNEELSDVFISTDFTIQEQMVFDEMEHQFKSELHQLPTRTKEVFLLKREEEMSYKEIAQLMNISVSAVEKHMINALKHFRTKLQIQGRKSKIND